One Pseudomonas sp. HOU2 genomic window carries:
- the recO gene encoding DNA repair protein RecO: MSQTPPPAQLAYVLHSRAYRETSALVDFLTPQGRLRAVLRSARGKAGTLARPFVPLEVEFRGKGELKNVGRMESAGNATWMVGEALFSGLYLNELLIRLLPAEDPHPAVFDHYAATLLALAEGRPLEPLLRSFEWRLLDDLGYGFSLNTDIHSEPVAPDGLYRLQVDAGLERVFLLQPGLFNGTELLAMAEADWTAPGALSAAKRLMRQALAVHLGGRPLVSRELFRKP; the protein is encoded by the coding sequence CGCTGGTCGACTTCCTCACGCCGCAAGGGCGGCTGCGGGCGGTGTTGCGCAGTGCGCGGGGCAAGGCCGGGACACTGGCGCGGCCGTTCGTGCCACTGGAAGTCGAGTTTCGTGGCAAGGGTGAACTGAAGAACGTCGGGCGCATGGAAAGTGCCGGCAACGCGACCTGGATGGTCGGTGAGGCGCTGTTCAGCGGTCTCTATCTCAACGAATTGCTGATCCGCCTGCTGCCCGCCGAAGACCCGCACCCGGCAGTGTTTGATCATTACGCTGCAACACTGCTGGCCCTGGCCGAAGGTCGCCCGCTGGAGCCGTTGTTGCGCTCGTTCGAATGGCGCCTGCTGGACGATCTCGGTTACGGCTTCTCCCTGAATACCGATATCCACAGCGAGCCGGTCGCGCCGGACGGTCTTTATCGTCTGCAAGTGGATGCCGGGCTGGAGCGCGTCTTCCTGTTGCAGCCGGGTCTGTTCAACGGCACCGAATTGCTGGCCATGGCCGAAGCCGACTGGACCGCTCCCGGCGCGCTGTCGGCGGCCAAGCGTCTGATGCGTCAGGCACTGGCCGTTCATCTGGGTGGCCGTCCCCTCGTCAGCCGCGAGCTATTTCGCAAGCCCTGA
- the pdxJ gene encoding pyridoxine 5'-phosphate synthase, protein MTTSNRILLGVNIDHVATLRQARGTRYPDPVKAALDAEEAGADGITVHLREDRRHIQERDVLLLKDVLQTRMNFEMGVTEEMMAFAECIRPAHICLVPETRQELTTEGGLDVAGQEERIKAAVERLSKIGSEVSLFIDADERQIAASKRVGAPAIELHTGRYADAETPTEVAEELKRVADGVAFGLAQGLIVNAGHGLHYHNVEAVAAIKGINELNIGHALVAHALFVGFKSAVSEMKALILAAALKG, encoded by the coding sequence GTGACCACCAGCAATCGCATTCTTCTTGGCGTGAACATCGACCACGTCGCCACCCTGCGTCAGGCCCGTGGCACACGCTACCCGGATCCGGTCAAGGCAGCGCTGGACGCGGAAGAGGCGGGCGCCGACGGCATCACCGTGCACCTGCGCGAAGACCGTCGGCACATCCAGGAGCGCGACGTGCTGTTGCTCAAGGATGTGCTGCAGACCCGCATGAACTTCGAAATGGGCGTCACCGAAGAAATGATGGCGTTCGCCGAGTGCATCCGTCCGGCGCACATCTGCCTGGTCCCGGAAACCCGTCAGGAGCTGACCACTGAAGGCGGTCTGGATGTAGCGGGGCAGGAAGAGCGCATCAAGGCAGCGGTCGAGCGTCTGTCGAAGATCGGCAGCGAAGTGTCGCTGTTCATCGATGCTGACGAACGCCAGATCGCTGCGTCGAAGCGCGTTGGCGCGCCGGCCATCGAACTGCACACCGGGCGCTATGCCGACGCTGAAACCCCGACCGAAGTCGCTGAAGAATTGAAACGTGTGGCGGACGGCGTGGCGTTTGGTCTGGCGCAGGGCCTGATCGTCAACGCCGGGCATGGCCTGCATTATCACAACGTCGAAGCCGTGGCGGCGATCAAGGGCATCAACGAACTGAACATCGGCCATGCGCTGGTGGCGCATGCGTTGTTCGTGGGGTTCAAGTCTGCGGTGTCCGAAATGAAAGCGTTGATACTTGCGGCTGCGCTTAAAGGCTAA